From a region of the Syngnathus typhle isolate RoL2023-S1 ecotype Sweden linkage group LG12, RoL_Styp_1.0, whole genome shotgun sequence genome:
- the LOC133163074 gene encoding hyaluronan and proteoglycan link protein 1-like: MSDAIRALTLALLWLSAADGFRWFSPEPDLSPNVHETDKALSVTSQPSRVLSRRGGDATLPCTVRRRDGWPAPDGKMRIKWTKLPSGLLTEVDVLAAAEQHKRSYGSFHGRVRLRSASAWDASLVIHDITLDDYGSYKCEVIDGLEDAAAVVSLDLEGLVFPYSSRLGRYNLNFRDAERACQEQDGVVASPEQLREAWRRGLDWCNAGWLSDGSVRYPVTSPREPCGGQNTPAGVRSYGPRDKDSSRFDVFCFTSHYKGDFYFLPRVGKLTYGEAAAACRRDGARLATVGHMYAAWKLAGYDRCDAGWLADGSVRYPVARPRPRCSPARPAVGFLGFPDKKHKLYGVYCFGPGRRAAR; this comes from the exons ATGAGCGACGCCATTCGTGCGCTGACGTTGGCCTTGCTGTGGCTGAGCGCGGCCGATGGCTTCCGATGGTTTTCTCCCGAGCCGGACCTTTCCCCGAACGTCCACGAGACGG ATAAGGCGCTGTCCGTGACGTCACAGCCTTCCCGAGTCTTGTCACGGCGCGGCGGCGACGCCACCTTACCTTGCACCGTCCGCCGCCGCGACGGGTGGCCGGCGCCCGATGGAAAGATGAGGATCAAGTGGACCAAGCTGCCGTCCGGCTTGCTGACGGAG GTGGATGTTTTGGCCGCCGCCGAGCAGCACAAGAGAAGCTACGGAAGTTTCCACGGCCGCGTGCGCCTGCGGAGCGCTTCCGCTTGGGACGCCTCGCTGGTCATCCATGACATCACTTTGGATGACTACGGAAGCTATAAATGTGAGGTCATCGACGGGCTGGAAGACGCGGCGGCGGTCGTGTCGCTCGACCTGGAAG GGCTGGTGTTCCCGTATTCCTCCCGGCTGGGCCGCTACAACCTGAATTTCCGGGACGCCGAGCGGGCCTGCCAGGAGCAGGACGGCGTGGTGGCGTCCCCGGAGCAGCTGCGCGAGGCTTGGCGAAGGGGCCTGGACTGGTGCAACGCCGGCTGGCTGAGCGACGGCTCTGTGCGCTACCCCGTCACCTCCCCCAGGGAGCCCTGCGGCGGACAGAACACGCCGGCGGGCGTGCGCAGCTACGGCCCGAGAGACAAAGACTCCAGCCGCTTTGACGTCTTCTGCTTCACGTCGCACTACAAAg GTGATTTCTACTTCCTACCGCGGGTGGGCAAGCTGACGTAcggcgaggcggcggcggcgtgccgGCGGGACGGCGCCCGGCTGGCCACCGTGGGCCACATGTACGCCGCCTGGAAGCTGGCCGGCTACGACCGCTGCGACGCCGGCTGGCTGGCCGACGGCAGCGTCCGCTACCCCGTGGCCAGGCCCCGGCCGCGCTGCAGTCCCGCCCGCCCGGCCGTCGGCTTCCTCGGGTTCCCCGACAAGAAGCACAAGCTGTACGGCGTCTACTGTTTTGGGCCCGGACGCCGGGCGGCACGCTAA